A single region of the Anguilla anguilla isolate fAngAng1 chromosome 17, fAngAng1.pri, whole genome shotgun sequence genome encodes:
- the LOC118215987 gene encoding max-like protein X isoform X1 — MTETNASPEDLWIKQADSAFSDNGFEHSFFAEDTRKGSVVSRANSIGSTSASSVPNTDDEDSDYRHEGSYKGTYKDRRRQAHTQAEQKRRDAIKKGYDDLQSIVPTCQQPSEFAMGTQKISKATVLQKTIDYIQFLHKEKKKQEEEVSTLRKEVMALKIMKMNYEQIVKAHQDNPQEGDSQVSDQVKFGIFQNIMDCLFQSFSASVSVTSFQELSACVFSWIEEHCKPQTLREFVVGVLQQMNGQLY; from the exons atgACGGAAACCAACGCATCGCCAGAAGATCTTTGGATCAAA CAGGCAGACAGCGCTTTCAGCGACAACGGATTTGAGCACA GCTTCTTTGCAGAGGACACGAGGAAAGGAAGTGTGGTCTCCAGAGCCAACAGCATCGGTTCCACCAGTGCCTCATCGGTGCCGAACACAG ACGATGAAGACAGTGACTACAGACACGAGGGGTCCTACAAGGGGACGTACAAGGACCGCCGCaggcaggcgcacacacaggctgagCAGAAACGCCGGGACGCCATCAAG AAAGGCTATGACGATCTCCAGTCAATAGTGCCCACTTGCCAGCAGCCATCAGAGTTTGCCATGGGGACACAGAAGATCAGTAAGGCGACCGTCCTACAGAAAA caATTGACTACATCCAGTTTCTGCAtaaagagaagaagaagcaggaagaggaagtgtcCACACTACGAAAGGAAGTGATGGCACTGAAGATCATGAAAAT gAATTATGAGCAAATTGTGAAAGCGCACCAGGACAATCCACAAGAGGGTGACAGCCAGGTGTCAGACCAGGTGAAATTTGGAATATTCCAGAACATCATGGACTGCCTCTTCCAGTCCTTCAGCGCCTCTGTCTCGGTAACCAGCTTCCAGGAGCTGTCAGCCTGCGTCTTCAGCTGGATTGAAGAGCACTGCAAGCCCCAG ACGCTGCGGGAGTTTGTGGTGGGTGTACTTCAGCAGATGAACGGCCAGCTTTACTGA
- the LOC118215987 gene encoding max-like protein X isoform X2 — translation MTETNASPEDLWIKADSAFSDNGFEHSFFAEDTRKGSVVSRANSIGSTSASSVPNTDDEDSDYRHEGSYKGTYKDRRRQAHTQAEQKRRDAIKKGYDDLQSIVPTCQQPSEFAMGTQKISKATVLQKTIDYIQFLHKEKKKQEEEVSTLRKEVMALKIMKMNYEQIVKAHQDNPQEGDSQVSDQVKFGIFQNIMDCLFQSFSASVSVTSFQELSACVFSWIEEHCKPQTLREFVVGVLQQMNGQLY, via the exons atgACGGAAACCAACGCATCGCCAGAAGATCTTTGGATCAAA GCAGACAGCGCTTTCAGCGACAACGGATTTGAGCACA GCTTCTTTGCAGAGGACACGAGGAAAGGAAGTGTGGTCTCCAGAGCCAACAGCATCGGTTCCACCAGTGCCTCATCGGTGCCGAACACAG ACGATGAAGACAGTGACTACAGACACGAGGGGTCCTACAAGGGGACGTACAAGGACCGCCGCaggcaggcgcacacacaggctgagCAGAAACGCCGGGACGCCATCAAG AAAGGCTATGACGATCTCCAGTCAATAGTGCCCACTTGCCAGCAGCCATCAGAGTTTGCCATGGGGACACAGAAGATCAGTAAGGCGACCGTCCTACAGAAAA caATTGACTACATCCAGTTTCTGCAtaaagagaagaagaagcaggaagaggaagtgtcCACACTACGAAAGGAAGTGATGGCACTGAAGATCATGAAAAT gAATTATGAGCAAATTGTGAAAGCGCACCAGGACAATCCACAAGAGGGTGACAGCCAGGTGTCAGACCAGGTGAAATTTGGAATATTCCAGAACATCATGGACTGCCTCTTCCAGTCCTTCAGCGCCTCTGTCTCGGTAACCAGCTTCCAGGAGCTGTCAGCCTGCGTCTTCAGCTGGATTGAAGAGCACTGCAAGCCCCAG ACGCTGCGGGAGTTTGTGGTGGGTGTACTTCAGCAGATGAACGGCCAGCTTTACTGA